The Medicago truncatula cultivar Jemalong A17 chromosome 7, MtrunA17r5.0-ANR, whole genome shotgun sequence genome includes the window AACTCAGTGAAAAATGCATCACATCTCATACTGATATGCTGAAGAAGATGTTGGAAGAACTTCATGTTGCTGAAGCAGAGAAAGAGCTAGATTATGTGCCTTTGTTAGCCAACACTCATTTCTTTTCAGAAAGTGATTATATTTAAAGAGCTGACAGAATTCGTCAAGGGCTGAAAAGAAGACTTAGAGCCAAGGAAGAAGTGGTAAACAAGCAAGCAGAAGAACTCAAGAAGCAGTCTGAGCAGATCAAGTACTTGATGGAACAAGTGTCTAAACTagccaaaccttagttgcacatcaatctttgcttgtttagattttgttttagtATTAAATTGCTCTGACTATGTATTTTAACTTGCTTATCATGTATCTTTCATTGCTTCTGATTACTCATGCTAACTATAATTTTTGGCTCTGATTATAATtgctatattttaatttttgctctgatatgttgttaatttcagtttttcttctcaaactctttcttttgttttatttactttttgttgatgacaaaagggggagtagttgtatagtatttttaggctCGGAGCCCCATTAAATTAACTTGTCTAAGTTAACTTTGTGCTCTGAACCATTTCTCTACActtggtattttttttacttctgaaatttcattatcttgtgcgcattttattgaaatttaattaatgagtatagaactcagggggagcttacaaacctcaccttaaagatctattagactcagggggagctttcaaacctctatcccagtagtcaacttgttaattagatcaacaacaattgaacattttaaatactattgtttgtcatcatcaaaaagggggagattgttggaacaaaatgtgtttcataataaaccttaataagttttgatgataacaaggtattaaaaattgtcaattggttattgctaataattgttcaagtgtacaggaccataggcaagtcaattaatttcaataggtcttggaagaacaatggagagcaaaggaatccaaagcatctgaagaaaactgcgtctgaagctaaagtgcttctgaagctggagtgcttctgaagtaatgacgtcatcagaagcagaagcgcatcagaagcagaaaaccatcagaagcaaggttttcatcataAGCgtaatcatcaccagaagctacaattaatcagtaaatttaaactgaagattcaaagtagctatTTCTCGTTTCAACctcatctaagaagaacgacgaattaaaagggaggtatcaacggtcatttgaagaACACTGAGTACTTGTCCTTCATtattagagttgacaaagtacaagtgtacaacactacctccactactctgtttttgtctacgctacaagacaagaaaacagccatgcctgcagaattgttccttcaagatgggaatgaatttgaagttaattcttcaaaggactacacccaaatcaggcaaaggattactggtggatgatcaaaggaactcaacgactctttagacgtgctaatcatctcaacgtctctttcacgcctctatataaaggagtgaagatttgaagattgaagatagacatatacaagttaaaaagcgccaaaactctgtcaatttgattccaagaagcacattgaatttctgtactgatttgatacatcttagaaattcacaagtctagagtctttactgcattgtattgagaacaccactgattgtatatcaagtgttcatcatcaaacatttttctctgtatttttgtttgaatagaagcctcttgcctgcgtgcttgagcattagaagactcttgcttagtgcttgagcattggaagactcttgcctgcgtgcttgagcattttgagaagtctcatacttagagagtattgagcagttgtaatctttgtgattatagtgaaatctccttggaagtgcaagggggactggactacttccgatttgtggaaggaaccaggataactgttTGTGTCtcacttttcttttctctgctttgatcttttctgctgcatatctgattctggtcattacatcagaagcattcccaaactgcttctgaagtattatcagaagaagtatttttttttagagaaaaaaaaaacacaattcaaccccccccccccccccccccccttcttttgtttttctcaccttcacttATGTCTCCACCAGTCAGTCACTCCTCCGGATCGAGATAATTTGCATACTTGGATGAAAGATTAATTTCAAATATCGTTCCCATTGGACTCATTATCATGTGGAAGATTTGGTGTTCTTGCAACAAATATATCTTTGAGGATATCAAGCATTATGCCCAAGAAATTGGCAATAAAGTGTTATCATTTCTGCATCACGTCTTGAAAGTGTTTGCTTATCCTATCTCTCACATTGTTCAGCAGCCTGCACGTATTGTCAGTTGACAATGAGCTAGTATAGATTCAGTAGCTCTTAATGTTGATGGTAATGTGTTCCTCGATTCCAACTCAGGAGATTTTGGTGGTCTTATTCGTGATCATACATGTTATTTTTTGCATGGTTTCTTTGGAGAAATTAGTAGACCTTGCATTCTTCATGCAGAGATTTTGGGTTTATACCATGGTTTGAAGTTGTGTTGGTATATTGAATTTAAGCAGGTGTTGTGTCTCTCTGATTCAACTATTGTTGTTGACCTCATCAAAAAGGATTTGAATGTACATCATAAGTATGAAAATTTTATCATGACTATTAAACACCTTCGTAGAGATTGAGTGGTTAGTTTACGACATACGTTGCGTGAGAGTAACGCTACAGCTGATTTCTTAGCTAAAAAGAGTGCTCTGAGTGACAGTAGTTTTGTTTGTATGAAGCTCTTCCTGATGACCTCTATCATCTTAGCATATATCATTGGCATTGAGTTTGTTCAACCCTAGTTTGggtctttttcttgtttttcccTTTAGTTACCCGATTGAGCTTCAATTATTCCTTTTTGCAAATGCCATGAGAGTTCCATACTCTCGTGCTTAGTCTTTGTTTtcatgtttctttctttctttctggcttatttttctcatgtaacaaaaaaaattgaagcaaaTCTAGACAAATTGACAATGTCACTTCTACTAGGGTAATAGGATCTAtagttattttctttctctctttctgacttatttttctcatgtaacaaaaaaaaaattgaagcaaaTCTAGACAAATTGACAATGTCACTTCTACTAGGGTAATAGGAtctatagtttttttctttctttctttctggcttatttttctcatgtaacaaaaaaattgaagcaaATCTAGACAAATTGACAATGTCACTTCTACTAGGGTAATAGGATctatagttattttttttcctttctttctggcttatttttctcatataacaaaaaaaattgaagtaaatCTAGACAAATTGACAATGTCACATCTACTAGAGTAATAGGatctataattattttttataagaccaTGTCCAATGGTGTGTTTAATGCATGTTGAATGGTGAGATGGATGAGAGAGAGGATGAATGCATTCAACACAATTGAATCCTCTCCCGGTTGCCACGCGGCGCGCTGCTATTACTTGAAAACGGCGCGTGCATCACACGCGCCGACAAGGCGCGTGACTGTTCAGAAGGCGGAGAGAGAAAACGAGTTTTGGATAGATAGGGACACGTGGCGCGTTTTAATTGGTTGTCCGgattcttatcattttaataatttgacctcaattatttcgttgtaaattaattttaaaaaaaaataccaaaattcatgatttttttctctataaatagagatttggttcatttgatttggacacagaaaaaaaaccaagtttttcactatcttcttcatcttattattatctttctattagaaACTAAGTAaagttttaatattattttttgtgaaatggatcccaataataatcatttcaacacccaaaattttTCTAATTACCCATTTAACTacgaaaatcccaacaattattcaaatccaaatcaatttttcaaccaaCGTCCTCAAAACATACCTCAAAACGtacctaattttggttttgcaCCAAATTTCAACCAGTCATCCTCTGTTCCAAACTTTCATCCATATTATGGATCTATGATGAGATATTCATCTCAAACACCCCCgtttaatggttatatgccaATGGAGATTGAAAATTTTCCTAGTGTTGGTGCAACTcaatattatgaattttcaacacaaataacttctgGTGGCATGTGCGTGCTAGATCCGGGTTGCGTGATCTAGATGttcatcacgaattgcaagcagatctagtgaaACACATatcgacaaagtttggaatgtatcgtgattgaagatgatttgtatcgtactaaataaattacttgtgtgttgtaTGATTAGTtttttgtattgcattttatgtTATTTGTGTGTCGtgtgcttagtttgttgtacttgcattttaaattaagaaaataaaaataaattattttacaaaattttctttttccaaaaatactaaaaaataaatagttaattgtattattttaatttaattataatcgataattttatgtaattataaaaacaaaaattaaataagaataaaaaataaaaaatggtggggtagagtgttgaatgaaaaaccattggagagggtaAAAGTTAAATGAGTattgaataagagagagaaaatgatatgaagtgttggaaattgaaaaagtggatgttaAATGGTGTTAACATTGGGGATGGTCTAAGAATAAAACTGTGTAAGGAAAACAAAGTCCAATTATGAAAACCAAAGGCAACTTTGAGATATATTTCAAAGCTGAAAACTTAGACCTGTACAGCTCCTAATCAAGGGTAGCCTGAACCCCTAGTAACGCTGAAAAAGCTTTAATGGCATAATGTTGAATTTGCAAAATAAACTgggtattcttttttttttttccttttgggaTGGTCTTCTTAAATAGTGGAAGTCTTGCAATAAATAACACGACTGACTTTATCACTATGAAAACCATAGTTCAAGAACAAGTACATCTTACAGGCTCATCAGAACTCTCCTACAGTAAACAGCAATAAGATATCATGGGATACACAGCCAATCTCTGGCCAAAATATTAGTAGAGTAGGGTAGAATAAAATGACCAAATCTGAGTACAGAATACAAACTACAAGATATTCACACCTCGGATAAACAATCAGACTGCACTAAAGAGTTTTGATTCAACATTGCCAAACCAGAAGAGAAGGCTGGATGTTAAAATGATTGGAATCATACATGTCACACCATTGGCTCCAAGGCACCGTGTTTCACACAAGTAACAAAGGGTGTGTATATTTCGGCATACCCCTTCCTTCGTGACTCAGACAACAACAGGTGAAAAGGACCCTATCTAACGTGGAACCAAATAATCATCACAAAGAAGCCAAGTCCAGGATTTAGGAGGACTATTACACTATGTGGAAAAACAGATTGAATATAAGCAAACACTCAGACACTAATCATTTCCTAAGTTTAAAGAACCATCTTTCATTAACTTTAAGCTCAAGCTATTGAATCTCCCACGTGAGTAATGCCGAGAAGCCTTTCTCCAATCCGTTCCAGTTTTCATCATAGCCACAAATTCATCATAGCTGATTTTTCCATCCTGTAATTGTTCAAGAATTTAAGATGGTAAGATTCCTTAACCATGACTACATGTGAAGAAAAACTATTGACTATTCACCTTGTCTGTGTCTACTTCTTGGAAAATATCATTTGCTACATCTGTACAGTCATCAGTTCCATCTTCCATCAAGGCATTCCGTAGCTCTTCTGGTTCAATATATCCATTCCCGTCCTTGTCAAAATAGGAGAAGGCCTTGTGAAGATGCTCGTCATTTGCCATCCTTTTTAAATGAAGGGAAATGGCAACAAATTCTCCGTAATCTAGTGTTCCCTTACCATTATTATCTACCTGATGTCAACAAACAATGATCAGAAGACAAAAACAAGAACTTAAGAACAATTTACGGTTGGAACAGCATACTTTCAGTACCATTCACACAAtggtttgaaaattaatatgaaaaCAGAGCATaggaaagtaaaaaacaaaaacttgaaAGAGAACCGAAAAAGCCTTCGTATTAGAATGATTCGACAGAACAAGCCCAGTTACAAGTGGCAAGTTTAGACACAATAAGCtagaagaaaaagggaaaattgACCATACTCACAGCTTCAATAAACATCTGAACTTCAGACTCAGCAAGTTGAGACTGATGGTTTCGGAATCCAACTTTTAGTTCTTCAATGGAAACAATACCATCATTATCAGTATCCATCTTCTTGAACATCTCTTTGATGTCTTCAACTTCTTCATTGGATAAGAAATCAGCAATGACCTGTTTTCAACGGTACAATCTTAGTTCCGATATAACTTAAAATTCACTTGCTAAACATATCACTAGATGCAGTGAACTGACCCTAAGGGCTTTTCTTTTGAATCTATTCATCATTGAGAATTGCTTAAGCCTTGACTTGACAACATCACCAAGAGGAACATTTGGAGCCTTCTTAGCATTTTGGAGCCAAGGATGCTCTGCAAGACAAGAAACAGATAACATCATAAAGCTCATACATTTCTTCTGATAAGTCCTTAACATAATCACCATAACTGatttctaattattatttattacagTAATATGTCCACACATAGACCCATCTCCTTCAACCATCAACTTTGTTTccctatttaaatttaataaaagaaaacaaagatacAAATTACAAAGGAAAAAGGATTTTCgagatataaaatttaaaaaatatataaataaagtaaaatattgTCATTAATCAAGTCTAGTAACGAAATTACATAATTATTAAGACCCACAAAGTAGATGGTTTTGAGAATTCTTCACAtgatttctttttaaaagatataaaaCAAGTATCACTAAATTATTTCAGTCCTGAAACTTACAGCATGcaactgatttttttaatattatgacCATGGAAAGTCATGAACATACCAAGCACTTGTTTGGCCGTTAATCGAAGCTTAGGGTCTGGTTCCAACATTTGCTTAACAAGACTTTTAGCACTTTCAGAAATACTGGGCCAAGGTTCCCGTTTGAAATCTATAAGCCCTCGAAGAATAGCTTGTGCAACTCCTTGCTCAGATTCTGCATTAGGATTAACATCAAggtaatattattaataataataatataaatccAAGTTCAAAAACATGAGACAAGTGATAGACATGAACTAAAAGAAAACACAACTTTTCAGATAAACTATGAGGCAAACAAGCATTGGTATGCTCACTCAAactaaaggaaaaagaaaaaaatacagaaAACATGGGCACACATGAATGTGCATAGATGCTCATGCACATGTAGAGGAGGGCATGCATAAATAAATAGcattataaaaatacatatttatgaATGTAATTACCAGCCCAAAATGGGgaaacaacaaccaagacttATCCGACTAAATCGGGGAACACCACAGGAATGGATATAGAGTATGCACATGTACATGTAGATGAGGGCATGCATATAAAGCATTGTAAGAATATACAGATTTAAGAATATAATTATTACCAGCCCAAAACGGGGGAACACCGCACAATAAGATATAAAGTATCACTCCTGCACTCCATATATCTATTTCAGGTCCATAGTTCCGCTTGAGCACCTCTGGAGCCATGTAATATGGACTTCCAACAATTTCTGAGAATTTCTCACCTGGAATTGAAAATTACCCACAAGACAATTAtggaaaataaatcaaatactgtAAGCAATGAAAAGAGATTTATGCATCGGCTTGAAACATGAATAGAGAAAGTAATACAGTGTTCTATCAGATGGTAAAACATCGACAACATAGAGAATATGCTCAACCTAATTTAATGTATGTAGCGCTGAAGCAACCAGAATAGCTGTGTTTTGCAAGAAAACAAGCTTACATTAGAGGGTGTTTGGTTTGTTTTCTGTTTTACCGTTCAATTGATATACAGTATAATTTCTGGAAAGTATCTTAAATTAAGGGAGTATAGTCTATTTTAGTTACATATATtatcttttatgttttatagctttcatataatataaaaagcTTCCTTGCTTTGTTAGTTTCATTTTAAATGTACCTTCAACCCTTTCCagtattaaaatagtcaatctTGTCTAGTGGATTAACTCGAACAAATCAGTAAAATTTTGCTCACCTCAGTAGTAATTGGGCTATTGAGAATAATTAATACCCACATTGgctttatattgtttttttattttcaaaatcttcTGGAGGATACAGTGAAAACAACAGGGCTCTTCTGGAGGATACAGTGAAAACAACAGGGCTATTAGGTTCTATTTTATTCTTCTCAAGTTTATAAATGTTTgcaatatcaaattttcaacaaaataaattgaaatgcTGTAAAAATGGTGTTATGGTGATTTATTACAGattccattttttaaataaaaaaatcatatgccAACTAGTCATAGAAACCAATTTCTTCTcttacaaataacaaatattgaataaatattaaatgagaAGTGTCTATAGAGAAATCTTGCAAAAAATTTAGAAACACTTCCAAAAACTACTTATAAGTTAGAAATCAGAAATTTTTGGGCCTCAAGTTGAACAATATTGGGCCTGAGTGACTTGGCCATTCTCTGATAAACCCCTTCACGCCAAAATTATTGGCCCTAGTATGTGGATATTACAGATGGTCCAATAACGGATCAATGATAATGATAGACTCTGATACCTTCTTAGATTTTGGACCTAACTCAACCATACAACATCAACTTATAAGGGGAGGATTGCCCAAGTTTTATAAGATTTATTTGGAATTTACCATTAGCAATGTGGAAACGGGGTTTCTCTCTAGTAAAATGGCATACAATTTATGCATAATATGAAACAATGATACCATACTGTTAATGTACTAATTTATTAAGTAAAGATAAAAACAAGACTAATTATAAACAATATATTATCACAGGATATACTGTGACAATAGCCTAACACATCTAATTACATCAAAAATTAGGTAAAGTACTATTTCTTCTAGCACAAACACAATCCCACTACAAATAACCCAAATGTGTTCAAACACTTTCCTTCACCTGCAGCTTACAAAGCATTTAGTCTGTTAAGTGTCAAAGGTATAAACACCAAAACAAAGAATACCAGCCCATCTCCATACAGCAAACAGGACACCGGCACCTCCCCCCTCACCCTAGCAAACGGGAAACCAGCACTTACCCTCTCACACCCTAAATCACAAAAATCTTGGCAGTTTTTTTTGCAATATATCTCCTAGATTCTACTTAGCACACTTCCCAATCAAGTAAGATAGATTTTGGAGTTTTCAACCTTTATCCTCAGCAGCCACCTAAAGCTTGACAACTTAACATGCCATATTGAGTCAAAACAGCAATTCAACTACCAAACATTGCCACAAAGTGACTGACTAAACC containing:
- the LOC25498764 gene encoding calcium-dependent protein kinase 13; translated protein: MGNCCRSPAAVAREDVKSSFSNHDHPKRTETTANKKSPPVTVLAATKTSDNMEDRYLIDRELGRGEFGVTYLCIDRDTRELLACKSISKRKLRTAVDVDDVRREVAIMRHLPKSSSIVTLREACEDDNAVHLVMELCEGGELFDRIVARGHYTERAAAAVARTIVEVVQLCHKHGVIHRDLKPENFLFANKKENSPLKAIDFGLSIFFKPGEKFSEIVGSPYYMAPEVLKRNYGPEIDIWSAGVILYILLCGVPPFWAESEQGVAQAILRGLIDFKREPWPSISESAKSLVKQMLEPDPKLRLTAKQVLEHPWLQNAKKAPNVPLGDVVKSRLKQFSMMNRFKRKALRVIADFLSNEEVEDIKEMFKKMDTDNDGIVSIEELKVGFRNHQSQLAESEVQMFIEAVDNNGKGTLDYGEFVAISLHLKRMANDEHLHKAFSYFDKDGNGYIEPEELRNALMEDGTDDCTDVANDIFQEVDTDKDGKISYDEFVAMMKTGTDWRKASRHYSRGRFNSLSLKLMKDGSLNLGND